Within the Phaseolus vulgaris cultivar G19833 chromosome 9, P. vulgaris v2.0, whole genome shotgun sequence genome, the region TAGTCAGTAGATGTTAACACACTAATGTCTGCAGTGTCTTATAGACTACGATTATGGGAAGATGAAAGAAAAGTTCTTATACACTATCACATAAATGTGTGATGTATATTGTTGTTGTGTGTTGGTATAGAAAGAGATTAAAGGATTGTGATATTTTgattcaaatatgtttttatatatactttcttataatgaaatttaattatcatTGCATGTGCTTATTGTTTTGTGTGCACAAGCAGACACAAATGCAAATATAGAAACATCAGATGTAGTATTTGACATCGTCTTATAAATATATTGTAATTATATAAGTTTTAAGTGTGTATAACAGTAGTATAAATCATTGATAAATCTTGACTAATAATTTTGAAACATCAAAATAATATCTTAAACtaagtataattttaatatcataattaataatattaataataataatttacaagtgtggttaaaagttttttttttcattcttaaacTAATTCAAGCTATTTAACAACAATGtaaatgtaagaaaaaaatgtgaaatatcAAAATTTCTATATAAAATTCGATAATAATCTTTTTTGAAAGAGTGAAGAAGTGGTAACTGGATGCAATTTTTGAAAGGGGAACAAATGATCAGGTATGAGTGACTGGATGCAATTTTCAGTACGAAGGATTAAAAAGTAAGAGGTGAGATTTTAACTCTAAATGTAACCagttgtatttatattttataatttttagtaaatttaaataaaaaataaatatatatgtaataaaCAAGACAGTTAAGAGGATAAATTGAATGGGATAATGGAAGATTGAACTTAGACATTattttgcttttgaaaaaataataaaaaacaagttAGAGCTGCGACGATAAAAGCGTGGTTGTGGAAGCAGTTCACTGATATTTGCTTTCTGCACCTTAATAATTGCTATTCGCATCTTCAATATTGCTTCGAGAGCACCTCCCCCACGTCGTACTTGTTCCTTGTTGAAGCAATTCAAAGAAGTCTTCACTATAAGACTCCtactttttttaaatgatgTGTCCGTGTCGAACATACATATTGGTGTCGACACTCGTAAAACACTTATtagtgaagtgttcaattcaaaaaatatttatttgattgttgaaaattctagcacggttctacacaatttaaaaaaggataaatacaataatttttaaaaaaatcaaatttattgtataatttttattataattataaaaataaggaacaaatttttttgaaacagtcatgaaaaacattttcctGATTCTTACAAAAATCTTAAACATACTTgtacacaaaaatatttattgtcaatttatataattcataattatataatatataaatctgtGTCTCCGTGTCCTACATTGTAGAAATTATTCGTATCTCCATGTTCGTGTCGTGTCAGTGTCCATATTCGTATATCTAATACATAGCGTCCTAAACTCAATAACATCACCGCCAGAATTCACCATCCGTGTCACCGCCGATTAGTCTCAAAGCTCCGGTGCCATTTCTGCGAGTCACTCCTCGGCCTCCACCGCCGTGATTACTCCCAGCAGCAGCATGAATCTAGTTTTCAAACCTAAACTAATTTATGTTTCCAAAATTTGTAACAATAATAAGCAGGTATTTCAAAAGTTATAGGGATACAGTAGTAATTATGGAAGTGCTGCAAGTAAAAGCCCCGTGGACTTTCCTGAATGCCCAACCCAATATTTGAAGTATCCATTTACTTATTGGCTTTATTCAATGTGACTTATTCCAGGGattttatttctgttaagcATGCTTACTGATAAAGTAACTTTTTTAGGTTCTGTTTATTGTGAGGATGGGAAGGATGAAAGAGAAATTAAATCGATATTAAGTGTTTGGTAGGAtggaaagagaaaaataaattattttagaaaatattgtgATGTATTAAATGTGTTGTTTATACCCATTTCTACTTATAGTTCTACTTctcatagtttttttatttctttttaataaatttaaaattattaaaaaaaatacttaattatattttgaatcgATCTAGTTTAACAACTCTGGAAATATGAGATAAAGATAAACTAAATCTAGTCTTCTATAGACACAAGCTAAGTATGTTTGAAATTCTTTATTCCCAAATTGAAGTTATGGTTTTAACATTAGGTTGTTGTTATTGTGTAAAGTTGGTTATGATACGGTTGATAAATCACTTATATCAATACCAATCGTTTACATCTTCCTGTTGGTGAGCTATCATTATAGATTGTAGTTAGTTAAGAGTGTCACATATAAGACCATTATATGGGGGTAGACAACAAGAATtattgtagatttttttttattatatgtgatattatcatcattatataatatttacttttcggtaaatattattcttattaatttttttattaaataaatttgttattttaaaattaaatataatctttaaaataaattaattatgtttgaaattcattcaaataaaatataaatatatttaaaacattccaaaaatatatttcagaattgtacaattcaatttatttatttatttaagaaatgtacaattcaatttatttatttatttcagaatatataatttaaaatataaaagatctatttcaaaatataataaaatatatcttttgtattttaattgTACATTTgatgatataattttaaaaaataaaatagaattttaGATTATATAGGTGATGTTTAATTTTTTGGGGTGCAGAATGTAAAAAcgcaataaattaaataataaaaaacatcaGCCCAATAATCTTGTGGGTTTTTGGTACCCAACTTTTGACTTATGCAACTTTTGGACACCAAAGGGTCATTTTTGTAGTGTACGTGTGTGGTGGATATCATGCCTCTAATACACACCATATTGAAAACGTGGCATAGAAAAGaagacattttttaaaaaaaataaaacattatggataaaataaaataaaaactacaaTTCATCATCTTTCTTTAAGTCACCAAACTATctaaaaagttaaaagaaattcaataaatgttatttttacacaatgacaatttaaaagaaaaaaaaatgtaatgttATAATTTGATTCATTATctttcattaattaattttggtGTATAATTGATTTTGATAAGAACCCTATCTCATTTGTGAGAAAGCATCATGGCCAAGGTGTGATAGATTCTGCTGTGTcgttgtttaatttttaaagttttataattgtggataaatataattttttattagcaCCGTCACAATCTGTAATAATTAACAATGATACAGTTCCCTCTCTTTTTCTTTATGCGTGGAAAAcgcataaattttaaaacaagtaTATTCATAATTATCATGGAAATTGTAATAAGAAGAGAGactaattactttaaataatataattactcATTAaccattaaaattattttacttaaatttaatattaattattttgtcacaatggttactttttattttatttttatgtattaccGGTATCTAAAAAGAGTAAACACACGGATATTTTCAAATAGAATTTTTttgatataataaatattttatagccgtataaagaattattttttcacTATAATAATTGCTTCATTTTCGATTCTTCGACTAGCATTGAatcttaaaattaataattataattttatataagtattttttatccCTGTAATTTAAACATAACTAACTTTTGTtttattcaatatattttaaaatttgttcttagtgaatattttcttcttcttagatACTTATTTCATCCAATCCAACTGCAATTTTCATTCCTGAGTGGagaaataatataatacataattatcatgctttaattaaaaaattaaatttattaaatgttgaataatataaaattccaaaaatctAGAGGTGTTTGTTCTTTGTTtggattttcttcttctttgcgcTCTTTTGCCTCTTCTTTCTCTGTCCATCTATCTATTCAACTCTCTCTTCGATTTTTGTCCTATGTTTCTCACTTAGCTCTACCAACAAAATTCAACTCTTTCACCACTTCCTTCTGCGTTTCACAGCTCCCAGCTCACTCCTCACTTGCTCTTCAACATATTTCTATCTCAACTCTCTCACCTTCTGCTTCTACAGCCATGTCTCAGACTAACTGGGAAGCTGACAAgatgtaatttttgttttatgtttctctCCTTTTATCAATTTTGCAATATGGATTTTGTGCTTCCTGCTCAATTCTTCATTTGGGGTTCTGGGTTTTTTTCAAGAACTGGACTTGTGTATTGTATTTCATGTCTTCGAAAGTTCCAATTTTTCTTTCTGGGTGGCCTAGGGTTTGTACTTTTCAGCAAGTTCTGTGGGGTTTATTGGAAGTTGCTGGTTTTGGTGCTGATTTTTGTGCGGTGGGTCACATGATTGTGTGTTGGGTGTTTTTTGATGTGGTGAATGTGAAGATAATGAAATCTTTCATTCTCGCTGTTCACTTGGCTGATGTTGCCGTTATTGCACTTTGAGGTTTCAGGTTAGATGTTTACATCCATGATTATCTTGTCAAGAGGGATTTGAAGGCTTCTGCTCAGGCTTTTCAAGCTGAAGGGAAAGTATCCTCGGACCCTGTTGGTGAGATGTCTCAAAACTCTACTCTTTTGTCAAAGAAAGAAGTTGGAGTTAACTGCCGTTTTTTGGAtttcttcattttatttattgatttttgttGTTTGTGTGTCTGTGCATGTTGTGGGATGGCAATGGGGGTTGCAGCTATTGATGCCCCGGGAGGTTTTCTGTTCGAGTGGTGGTCGGTTTTCTGGGATATCTTTATTGCAAGGACCAACGAGAAGCACTCAGAGGTTGCTGCATCTTATATTGAGGTTGGTTGGGAACAATTTTCATTGGTTTCACATTATGCAACCTTCTGTGGTGCTAGATTTTAAGTAGGGTGAGGGTActaaaaattgagaaaaaacagtattgtaacatatttatatttttggttGAATGTTGTTGTCAGTTGAAGAAGTGACACTAGTATTTCATAAAGGAAGTTTATGCATTCCGTTAGGTTCAACTTTTCAGTCTCTCAAGCTAACTATTGTAATTGCATCTCTTAATGAATGGTTGATTTGGTTTTCTGTTCCTTTTCCTCTTTATAGTTTAAAGTATACTATATGAGGAAAGTCAGGAACCTTTCTTTAGAGTAATTTTTTGTTGAATCATTGTTGAAATTTGCTTATTGTTTAGTTCCATTCCAGGTTGATATGTCTAGCAATATGATTTAATACTTCTTTGTGTTGTCTGTGTCGGATTATTTGTGTACTTAATGAGCCTCGTGGTCTATGAGGTGTTTCGACCTGTGATAATTTCACTTACTTCTGATTAATTACGTTTCTCTGATTTGAGTTTAGAACTcacattttcttttcatttccaGACCCCTTTTAATATTTCATGAGTTGGTTCCATCAAATGCTTTGTTAGAAATTATTGACTATTGTTTTAGCTGAGTTATAAGAACCCAAACATTTCAGTTTGGGAAACTAATTTAGGTTTCCGTAGCTAATAATCTATTATCCACACTGCCCTCATGAAATGGTGTACTTGGATCTGCAATTCTACTTGAGAGTTTCTTAACTTAAGAGAAAATACTAGTCCTGCTTTAAGTTAATGGTCTTTGAAACTCTCTTTGCAGACACAATTAATAAAGGCAAGGGAGCAACAACAACAGCAACAACCACAATCCCAGCAGTCGCAGCATCAGCAACAACAACAGCACATGCAGATGCAACATCTTCTTTTGCAGAGAGctcagcagcagcagcaacagcagcagcagcagcaacaacAGCAACAGCAGCaacagcaacaacaacaacaacatcaaCAACAATCACAACAACAACAGTCCCAACCACAACAAAGCAGGGATAGGGCTCATCTTTTAAATGGTAGTGCAAATGGATTAGTTGGAAACCCTGGAACTGCAAATGCACTAGCAACAAAGATGTATGAGGAAAGATTAAAACTTCCCCTTCAAAGGGACTCTTTGGATGATGCAGCAATGAAGGTTGGGAGATGTTAAtctaaatttaagataaaaatgCTGTTATTATGACGCCAATGTTCATAGTTTTCTTTTGGTATATTATACAGCAAAGATTTGGTGAGAACATGGGCCAACTTTTGGACCCAAATCATGCATCGATATTAAAGTCAGCTGCAGCTCCTGGCCAGCCTTCTGGGTATCATGTTTAAAATTTCACTTTTAGTGCCTATTATTTCAAGTCTTTTTGTAGACTGAAGGTTGTTTGTACTTTATTAGTCTCTGTAGCATAGATAATTTAAGTTTGATATGAAATTCTGTGACTTGAAGCTTTCTTTGTTAATGCAAAACAAAAAGATTATCCTTTTACCTTTTAGTTTTCTGGACTGTCTGCTCGTGGTTTTGAAGAATCAATGTTCATTCCCTGTTAAAAAAAGTTATGGGTGTTGACTTTGCTAGTACCAAATTTCTTGATTTCAGGCAAGTTTTGCATGGTGCTGCTGGGGGGATGTCTCCACAAGTTCAAACACGTACTCAGCAATTACCAGGGTCTACTCTGGTACAATTTTGTTCTTAGAGGACTTCATTAATTCTTATATTTCTTACGAGCTGTTTTTCTCTGACTTGCCTCTTGGAATCAGGATATAAAGGGCGAGATCAGTCCTGTTTTAACTCCCAGAGCTGCTGGTCCTGAAGGATCATTGATGGGAATGCCTGGTATTTTCCCATGATTTTTTTTCCTGCAGTAACTGATTTGTATTATTTTGAAACCGTTTTGCTTCAAATtgatagaattttaatttttttcccagTGCAATTTATTCATGGTTGGCTGAGGATATTTCGTGATTTACTGTTAATTTCTTTATGATTCTTTGTTACTATTCATGCACATAAATGGAATAAACAAGATATTTTCTGGTGACAGGATCAAATCAAGGTAACAATAATTTGACTTTGAGAGGGTGGCCACTCACAGTGAGTAAtctttttaatttgttgttatttgaattaatattACTTATCCTGGTGAAGGTATATTATGTCCTATTAAATGTGATATCATATTCATAATAAGATATATATCCTTCAAAATTGTTGTGTGCTGTAGTCTTTCCAGCAGTTCAGTTATCAGGTTTCACTATTAGCATTATTTTTATAGGGTTTGGAACAACTGCGCACTGGTCTACTCCAGCAACAAAAACCTTTCATGCAGGCTCCTCAGCCTTTTCATCAACTCCAAATGTTGACACCACAGCATCAGCAACAGCTTATGCTAGCACAACAAAGTTTGGCGTCACCATCTGCCACTGAAGAAAGTAGAAGACTAAGAATGCTATTGAGCAGTAGGGGTATTGGTCTAAACAAGGACGGTCTTTCAAATCCTGTTGGTGATGTGGTATCTAATGTCGGATCCCCTCTTCAAGGTGGTGGCCCTCCTTTTCCTCGTGGAGACACAGATATGCTAATGAAGGTGTTAGTTCTCttttaacttgttttccattttCAGTATGGCTCTTATGTATTTCATTAAactgttttatttataaatattgtatATTTACCACAAGTTCCATGGTTTGTGTCTACTGTAAGTTTCTATTTTTCCATGGTTTGTATCTActgtaagtttttatttttatgtataggTGAAACTGGCTCAGTTACAGCAGCAACATCAACAACAGTCAAGTACCAATGcacagcagcagcagcagcagcttCAACAACATGCTCTTTCAAACCAGCAATCTCAGACTTCTAATCATAGCATGCATCAGCAGGATAAAGTAGGGGGAGGTGGTGGCAGTGTCACTGTGGATGGTAGCTTGTCAAACTCATTTAGAGGAAATGACCAGGTCAGTCCTTTTTACAGTTGTTGATACACATACATGTTCAAGCAGTACGTTGTTTATTGGGGTGCTAATTCCTTATGAAATCATTGGGCAACATGCAATATATTTCTTCTGACTTGTAAAAGAGTGATAATTTTGTACTAAAAATGTCTAGCGAATTTCTGAAGTACACAATTGGTTTCGTTTTTCATTTATTCACTGGTTTTAAATTTCAGTGTTACAAAGTATGATCTCCAAAATCTCAAGATTTCTAGAACTGTGTAATTGGAAAAGGATTTTACTTCTGTTGTTCTTTGAATTCTTCTGGACAGAGATATGATGATTGATACATTTATATAAACGTTAATAGAAATGAGTATATGATGATCCATTTATAGAAACGTCAATAGACGTGAGTGGCTATATTTTTTCTGCATTAGCAATGTAGAACTTCCAACACATCAACTACTAGTTTGTTTGAAACCGTTGACTATATATATACAACAAATGACAATGTCTTGCAAtgagattttgaaaattattttctattaaaatcACATGAGTGTAAACTTCTGTCCCTGAATTTGACAACATCTGATTTCTGTACCATACAACAAGTAATAAATAGGTTCCTAACATGGTTATTTGATTGCACTTTAAGGTTTCAAAAAACCAAATTGGGAGAAAGAGAAAGCAGCCTGGATCTTCATCAGGTCCTGCCAATAGTACAGGCACCGCAAATACGACAGGTCCATCACCAAGTTCAGCACCCTCAACTCCCTCAACCCATACGCCTGGAGATGTGATATCAATGCCTGCCTTGCCCAATAGTGGCAGTTCTTCAAAGCCTCTAATGATGTTTGGTACTGATGGTTCTGGAACCCTTACATCACCTTCTAACCAGTTGGTAAGTGGCTTTCTCTGGCTAAATTGATGGAAGGAATTATGGAATTCCTTGCATGTAGACtcattgtcattccattttgGCAGTGGGATGATAAGGATCTTGAATTGCAGGCTGATGTGGATCGCTTTGTGGAGGATGGATCTCTAGATGAAAATGTTGAGTCTTTTTTGTCCCATGATGATACAGACCCTAGAGATACTGTTGGCCGTTGTATGGATGTAAGCAAAGGTGCAGTAAACACCATTTTACATTGATCAATAAATATTCTGGCATCATCCTTGCAAAAGAGTTTCTCAAAGTGTATGTCTGAATTTCCCTCACTCCAGTGTGAAAGTTTGCAGTCTTTTCTTTGTATAGTATAGATATGTGTCATTCTATGGTGAAATACAGTGAAGTACAATTTTTAAATAGCAATTCAAATTTCTTGATGCCTCAATATTCTTTACGATATTTATGATGAATGTGTGcaattcctttttttttgtcGATAAATAAGCAAATTGTTggttatataattaaaatgggCTTGCTTTGTTATCTATTATATGTGCATCTTGTGGTTGTTACTACTTGCTTTTTAATTCCTTGACGTACATAAGCATAAAGAGGAAATGACATACAAATCAGACACTAAGGGCATGAGTTTGTTCTGTTTTCAGGCTTCACATTTTCTGATGTAAATTCTGTACGGGCAAGCACAAGTAAAGTTGCGTGTTGCCATTTCTCATCTGATGGGAAATTACTTGCTAGTGGTGGGCATGACAAAAAGGTTAGTGGCAGCTTTAGTCTcgataataatatttatttagattCTTTGTTCAATCAACTTTCTGAAATATGCAGTGATCttgaattgaaaaacaaaattaagaacaatatttttccttttattctgttttgataTGGATTAATATGGCCTTTACCTCCTGATTGCTTTGTACTGCAGGCCGTTTTATGGTATACGGACACTCTTAAACAGAGAGCTACTCTTGAAGAACATTCATCTTTGATTACTGATGTCCGTTTCAGTCCAAGCATGCCTCGTCTTGCAACATCATCATTTGACAGAACTGTCAGGGTTTGGGATGTTGACAATGTTAGTTGATTTGTTACCTGTTTTACTTTAATAGTTTAAAACTCTAGAgaaattgtttatatatatttttgtgggTTTGAAGTAACTTGACTACAATGCACAtgacaattttaatatttgcCTCAACTTGAAGTGTGGCACACCACAAAGTTAAAAGATTTGTAGATAACCACTTTAA harbors:
- the LOC137820134 gene encoding transcriptional corepressor LEUNIG-like isoform X1, which translates into the protein MSQTNWEADKMLDVYIHDYLVKRDLKASAQAFQAEGKVSSDPVAIDAPGGFLFEWWSVFWDIFIARTNEKHSEVAASYIETQLIKAREQQQQQQPQSQQSQHQQQQQHMQMQHLLLQRAQQQQQQQQQQQQQQQQQQQQQQQHQQQSQQQQSQPQQSRDRAHLLNGSANGLVGNPGTANALATKMYEERLKLPLQRDSLDDAAMKQRFGENMGQLLDPNHASILKSAAAPGQPSGQVLHGAAGGMSPQVQTRTQQLPGSTLDIKGEISPVLTPRAAGPEGSLMGMPGSNQGNNNLTLRGWPLTGLEQLRTGLLQQQKPFMQAPQPFHQLQMLTPQHQQQLMLAQQSLASPSATEESRRLRMLLSSRGIGLNKDGLSNPVGDVVSNVGSPLQGGGPPFPRGDTDMLMKVKLAQLQQQHQQQSSTNAQQQQQQLQQHALSNQQSQTSNHSMHQQDKVGGGGGSVTVDGSLSNSFRGNDQVSKNQIGRKRKQPGSSSGPANSTGTANTTGPSPSSAPSTPSTHTPGDVISMPALPNSGSSSKPLMMFGTDGSGTLTSPSNQLWDDKDLELQADVDRFVEDGSLDENVESFLSHDDTDPRDTVGRCMDVSKGFTFSDVNSVRASTSKVACCHFSSDGKLLASGGHDKKAVLWYTDTLKQRATLEEHSSLITDVRFSPSMPRLATSSFDRTVRVWDVDNPGYSLRTFTGHSTTVMSLDFHPNKDDLICSCDGDGEIRYWSINNGSCARVWKGGTTQMRFQPRLGRYLAAAAENIVSIFDVETQACRFSLKGHTKTVDCVCWDPSGELLASVSEDSVKVWSLGSGSEGECVHELSCNGSKFHACVFHPTYPSLLAIGCYQSLELWNMSENKTMTLSAHDGLITALAVSTVNGLVASASHDKFLKLWK
- the LOC137820134 gene encoding transcriptional corepressor LEUNIG-like isoform X2 codes for the protein MSQTNWEADKMLDVYIHDYLVKRDLKASAQAFQAEGKVSSDPVAIDAPGGFLFEWWSVFWDIFIARTNEKHSEVAASYIETQLIKAREQQQQQQPQSQQSQHQQQQQHMQMQHLLLQRAQQQQQQQQQQQQQQQQQQQQQQQHQQQSQQQQSQPQQSRDRAHLLNGSANGLVGNPGTANALATKMYEERLKLPLQRDSLDDAAMKQRFGENMGQLLDPNHASILKSAAAPGQPSGQVLHGAAGGMSPQVQTRTQQLPGSTLDIKGEISPVLTPRAAGPEGSLMGMPGSNQGNNNLTLRGWPLTGLEQLRTGLLQQQKPFMQAPQPFHQLQMLTPQHQQQLMLAQQSLASPSATEESRRLRMLLSSRGIGLNKDGLSNPVGDVVSNVGSPLQGGGPPFPRGDTDMLMKVKLAQLQQQHQQQSSTNAQQQQQQLQQHALSNQQSQTSNHSMHQQDKVGGGGGSVTVDGSLSNSFRGNDQVSKNQIGRKRKQPGSSSGPANSTGTANTTGPSPSSAPSTPSTHTPGDVISMPALPNSGSSSKPLMMFGTDGSGTLTSPSNQLADVDRFVEDGSLDENVESFLSHDDTDPRDTVGRCMDVSKGFTFSDVNSVRASTSKVACCHFSSDGKLLASGGHDKKAVLWYTDTLKQRATLEEHSSLITDVRFSPSMPRLATSSFDRTVRVWDVDNPGYSLRTFTGHSTTVMSLDFHPNKDDLICSCDGDGEIRYWSINNGSCARVWKGGTTQMRFQPRLGRYLAAAAENIVSIFDVETQACRFSLKGHTKTVDCVCWDPSGELLASVSEDSVKVWSLGSGSEGECVHELSCNGSKFHACVFHPTYPSLLAIGCYQSLELWNMSENKTMTLSAHDGLITALAVSTVNGLVASASHDKFLKLWK